GGGCGCTGGCCGCCGTCCTCGTCGCGGGCTGCGCCCGGAGCGGCGGGACGGGCGGCGGCGCCGGACCCGAGGCCGCCACCCGCCCTTCCGGCGAGGCCCCCGCCCCGAGCGCCTCCGCCACCCCCGCCCCCGCCGCCTCCCGGGCCGCCGCCCCCGCCCCGCACCGCTTCCCCGCGCTGCCCTTCCGGATCGCGCACGGTCCCCGCGACCGGCCCCGCGTCGCCCTCACCTTCGACGGCCGGGGCGACCCGGACCTCGCCCACACCGCACTCGCCCGGTGCGAACAGGCCGGGGCGCGCGTCACGGTGCTCGCGGTCGGCGCCTGGCTCGCCGAACACCCCGGCCTGGCCCGCCGGATCCTCGACGGGGGCCACGAGATCGGCAACCACACCGAGCACCACCTCGACCTGGCCTCCCTGGACGAACGCGCGGCGTACGAGGAGATCGCCGCCTGCGCCCGGCGGCTGCGCCGCCTCACCGGGTCCATCGGCGCCTGGTTCCGGCCCTCGCCCACCGCGTACGCCTCCCCGCTGCTCCAACGCCTCGCCCAGCGGGCCGGCTATCCCCACGTCCTCGGCTGCGACGTGGAGTCGCTCGACCACGCGGCCACCGGCGTCGCCGCCGTCACCCGCAAGGTCGCGGGGGAGCTGCGCAACGGGTCGGTGGTGGAGCTCAGCCTCGGCCGCCCGCCCACCGTCGACGCGCTGCCGCTGCTGCTCGCCGAGATCGGCCGCCGCGGGCTGCACGCGGTGACGGCCACGGAGCTGTTGGGCCGACCGGCCGCCGAGGTCACCCGGACGGCCCGATAATCTGATCCCTGACATTCGGCATCACGAAGGGGCGGAACTGTGGCGGACATCGAGTCGGCGCGGACGGCATTCGAGCGGTTCGACCGGGACGGCGACGGGCTCATCACGGCCAACGAGTACAAGAGCGCGATGGCCCAGCTGGGCGACCCCTTCGTCACCGAGACGGTGGCGCAGGCGATCATCAACGCCCACGACGCCAACGGTGACGGCCTGCTCACCTTCGACGAGTTCTGGGCCTCGCAGAACAAGGCCTGACCCGCCCGGGCGGCCGGCCCCGCACCGTCGGGGCCCGGCCGCCGCCGGGTTCGTCCGGAGAGGCCCCCTGCGGTCCCTTCCGGCCCACCCGCCCACCGTGCGCGGCTTGCTGTGCCTTTGTCCACCGGCCAGGATCGAGCCGTGATGTTCTCCGGACCCCCTGCCGACCCGGCCACGCCGCCCGGGCCCGGCGCACCCGCGGCAGCGGCCGCACCGGCGCCGACGGGCGAGGCGCCCTTCGCCGGCGGGATACCCGGGGAACCGCCCGGACCGCGGGCCGGACGCTCCTGGACCGCTCCCCTCCTGCTCTGCGCCGCGGGCGTCCTCGCGCTCCTCGTGGCGCTGCTCGGCCCCGGCCTCGTGGCACGCGGCACCGGGGAGCTCCGGATACCCGGCGCGGGGCTCACCACCGTGCTCCGCACCGTCCTGTTCGCCGCGCTCGCCCTCCACCTCGGCGAACTCCTCGCCCCGCAGCTCATCCGGCCCGTCCGGGGCCGTCCCCGTACCGCCGTGCGGAGCTGGGCGGTGTACGCCTCGCTCGCCGGGGCGGCCGCCGCGGCCGGGCAGATCGTCCGGCTCGCCGCCGTCAGCGATCTCGGGATCACCGAGACCTACGGCACCCGCGAGGGCGGCCTGCTCCTCCTCATCGCCAACGGCCTGGTCCTCGCCGCCGTCTGCGCCGCGAGCGGACGCCCGGCCCTCGCGCTCGCCCCGCTCGCCCTCGTCATCGGCGCGGAGGCCCTGCGCGCGCATCCGGAGGCGTACAGCCCGGAGTTCGGCGCCGCGCTCACCGTCGTGCACCTGACCGCCGCGTCGCTGTGGACCGGCGGTCTGCTGTACGTCCTGCGCACCATGTGGCTCTGGCGCGGTTCACCCGTCGCGGCCCGCGCACTGCTCGGCCGGTACGCGCGCCTGGCGATCTGGCTGTACGTCGCCCTCGCCGCCACCG
The nucleotide sequence above comes from Streptomyces sp. NBC_01116. Encoded proteins:
- a CDS encoding EF-hand domain-containing protein, with the protein product MADIESARTAFERFDRDGDGLITANEYKSAMAQLGDPFVTETVAQAIINAHDANGDGLLTFDEFWASQNKA
- a CDS encoding polysaccharide deacetylase family protein — encoded protein: MDGHRAPMGRRGALGAGAGALAAVLVAGCARSGGTGGGAGPEAATRPSGEAPAPSASATPAPAASRAAAPAPHRFPALPFRIAHGPRDRPRVALTFDGRGDPDLAHTALARCEQAGARVTVLAVGAWLAEHPGLARRILDGGHEIGNHTEHHLDLASLDERAAYEEIAACARRLRRLTGSIGAWFRPSPTAYASPLLQRLAQRAGYPHVLGCDVESLDHAATGVAAVTRKVAGELRNGSVVELSLGRPPTVDALPLLLAEIGRRGLHAVTATELLGRPAAEVTRTAR
- a CDS encoding CopD family protein, producing the protein MFSGPPADPATPPGPGAPAAAAAPAPTGEAPFAGGIPGEPPGPRAGRSWTAPLLLCAAGVLALLVALLGPGLVARGTGELRIPGAGLTTVLRTVLFAALALHLGELLAPQLIRPVRGRPRTAVRSWAVYASLAGAAAAAGQIVRLAAVSDLGITETYGTREGGLLLLIANGLVLAAVCAASGRPALALAPLALVIGAEALRAHPEAYSPEFGAALTVVHLTAASLWTGGLLYVLRTMWLWRGSPVAARALLGRYARLAIWLYVALAATGTASTLRRLPLDVVFTSAYGRTLLVKLALMAVVSVLAVAARRRMLRDADPSVAHRLARREQVVLGLVVVVSAILTVVPDPHWISLRP